CGAGGGTTATCCCCGGCCCCACAAAGTTAGCTCCTCCCTCCACCGGATCGGAGGCGCAAAGAAGAGGTCCGTCGAGGTCTATCCTGGTGATGGCCCCGTAGGCCGATGCCAGATGGACCGCCGCCGTGACGCTGATTTTTCCCTCAAGCATGCTCCCCAACATGACTTGCGCCCCGAAGGTCTCCGATATAGCTATGATTCGCCGAGCCTCCCTTAGGCCACCACATTTCATGAGTTTTATGTTCACCATGTCGGCGGCCTTTCTCCTGAAAATCTCAAGGGCGTCAGAGGCGCTCCATATGCTCTCGTCCGCCACCACCGGTATGGAGGTGTTGGCGGTGACGTAGGCCATGCCCTCCAGATCTCCGCCTTTCACCGGCTGTTCGACCAGCTCCAGGTCAAAACCGGCCTTCTCCATATGCCCCAGGATCTTGACCGCCTCGGAAGGGGCCCAGCCCTGGTTGGCGTCTATCCTTATGGCCACGTCGTAGCCTACGGCGTCCCTGATCGCAGCCAGCCTGTCGAAATCCTTGGACGGCTCTTTACCGACTTTTATCTTGAGGACTTTATAGCCCTGAGAGAGGGCGTTGGCGGCATCCTGAGCCATTTCTTCCGGTTCGTTGACGCTTATGGTCACGTCGGTCTCTATGGCACTGCCGGTTCCACCGAACAGTCTGTAGAGTGGCGCCCCTAGCGACTGAGCCCAGAGGTCGTGGAGTGCTATATCCAGAGCGGCCTTAGCGCTGGTGTTGCCCATTATGGAGTGATCCAGGGCGGTGAGATTACCCTCCAGGTCCTCCCCGTCTCGACCTATCAAGGTTGGCCTTATATGGTCGTCTATGGCCCCCAGGATAGCTCCAGTTGTATCGCCGGTTATGGCCCCAGTAGGAGGAGCTTCGCCGTATCCGATCAGACCGGAGTCGGTCTCCACAGAAACTATGACATCCCTGATTGAATCCACCGATCTCACCGCCGTCTTAAAAGGTTTTTTGAGCGGTGCGGAAACCGTTCCGGTCCTTATTTTGGTTATCTTCACCTTAAACATCCCCTCCCAATAAAAAAAGCGGACACAGACCTCACGATGTGAGGCCATGTCCGCTGGATTTCACCTTCCTCGCTGGCCGGTGTTCCCGACCAGGCCGACAGGTAAAGCAGCCTATTCGTTTTTAGCTTCGTCCCTGAACGCCTTCACGAATTTCTTGACGGCGTCCTTGTAGGCCACGGAGATGGCCTTCTGAGACGAACCCAGATACCTCTCCCGAACCGACCTTAAGAGATCTTCGTCAACTACGTCCAAGGGTCTGCCCAGGAACAGGCTTCTGACGAACCTGTTGGTCAGTGGCAGTGTGAAGGACGCTTCGACGTCGACCACGAGGCCTGT
The uncultured Dethiosulfovibrio sp. genome window above contains:
- a CDS encoding dipeptide epimerase, producing the protein MKITKIRTGTVSAPLKKPFKTAVRSVDSIRDVIVSVETDSGLIGYGEAPPTGAITGDTTGAILGAIDDHIRPTLIGRDGEDLEGNLTALDHSIMGNTSAKAALDIALHDLWAQSLGAPLYRLFGGTGSAIETDVTISVNEPEEMAQDAANALSQGYKVLKIKVGKEPSKDFDRLAAIRDAVGYDVAIRIDANQGWAPSEAVKILGHMEKAGFDLELVEQPVKGGDLEGMAYVTANTSIPVVADESIWSASDALEIFRRKAADMVNIKLMKCGGLREARRIIAISETFGAQVMLGSMLEGKISVTAAVHLASAYGAITRIDLDGPLLCASDPVEGGANFVGPGITLGDDPGLGIRGFREIQWH
- a CDS encoding DUF3870 domain-containing protein, which codes for MRYNEQLEDNGDDLFPYHTVCVVGNARTANDNPITHAYSHFFMTFVADIDTGLVVDVEASFTLPLTNRFVRSLFLGRPLDVVDEDLLRSVRERYLGSSQKAISVAYKDAVKKFVKAFRDEAKNE